A stretch of the Nematostella vectensis chromosome 1, jaNemVect1.1, whole genome shotgun sequence genome encodes the following:
- the LOC5519004 gene encoding calcium homeostasis modulator protein 6, producing the protein MDSIKKLWTELTSYFGSAEVPLKSAIMTLVVYGGKEFFANVTFKCPSVHYKAYGYMYLLIPAAVLFCLSLMASDSFWAAVTSCCPKRKKVRGYWYRARKPIFLGILLPISWLVIAFVDTKFYVCAKLGPEDVAMAKANTTEAKKEISQDFLNAAAMSQMIAFILLAALIGCAVIAISLIRLCKKVDPAISKEDLEKEEADHAMKFFRESLTPLVKERAEGVVNDIIKDARNEDLSDLVKNGISELARMYPAHGGDVMGLYKDDSDGAKNKSKPKSGATDGAEPESMPLTTRTSDEQ; encoded by the exons ATGGACTCCATAAAAAAGCTATGGACCGAACTAACTAGTTATTTTGGCTCAGCTGAGGTGCCACTGAAGAGCGCAATCATGACGCTTGTTGTCTACGGCGGCAAAGAGTTTTTTGCTAACGTCACGTTCAAATGCCCCTCCGTTCACTACAAGGCCTATGGCTATATGTACTTGCTCATTCCCGCCGCAGTCCTGTTTTGTCTCTCTCTTATGGCCTCCGACTCATTCTGGGCTGCCGTTACTAGTTGTTGTCCCAAAAGAAAGAAGGTCCGAGGCTATTGGTACAGGGCAAGAAAGCCGATCTTTCTCGGAATTCTACTGCCTATTTCTTGGTTGGTCATTGCTTTTGTTGACACGAAATTTTACGTGTGCGCAAAATTGGGACCAGAAGATGTAGCGATGGCTAAA GCAAACACAACGGAAGCTAAGAAAGAGATCTCTCAAGATTTCTTGAATGCGGCAGCGATGTCACAGATGATTGCGTTCATCCTGCTTGCAGCACTCATCGGATGCGCGGTAATCGCCATCTCCCTGATAAGGCTCTGCAAGAAAGTAGATCCCGCCATCAGCAAGGAAGACCTGGAAAAGGAAGAGGCCGACCACGCCATGAAGTTCTTCCGTGAAAGCCTAACCCCACTAGTGAAAGAGAGGGCTGAAGGAGTAGTCAATGATATCATCAAAGACGCGAGGAACGAAGATCTCTCAGATCTGGTCAAGAATGGGATCAGTGAACTGGCAAGGATGTACCCTGCGCATGGTGGGGACGTCATGGGCTTGTACAAGGATGATTCAGATGGCgcaaaaaacaaatcaaaaccGAAAAGTGGAGCAACCGATGGAGCCGAACCGGAAAGCATGCCACTAACAACACGAACATCGGACGAGCAGTAA
- the LOC5519018 gene encoding SLIT-ROBO Rho GTPase-activating protein 1 codes for MSATKKGKAAQVEFENQTKEIRQLLSEQLKGYDARTEGKVLFLADLQEYCKKMSEVETEYSKNLDRLSDRFLDRLQKFKAQRKERSTTMDVWHKLLVETKNRAKQRQSFSDNLANNIANRFMSMSDDYQRISKKCREAGLILQDELCKTVHELQRKLRKYHTMFGESKTAESKLKSTEIALSKSEESGRKNEKMTKQKEKHQQRYSENKRKSVKAKNEYVLALKSTNSFLQYYYTNCLGDLVDGFDFNFHDSFERAIAAYTQAETNASAATIHSMNVVQEAKLTINPDLDKKYFFEDNLSIFAIPFKFQYLPYSEEESCQITPQQIDIVDFHCELFERLKQIKAETDEIHKTVEATADALKEMYKQWDLEMNKMANGETDMVTGVMNCQSIKNSSDDLEMYYVTKLREYIMTSSLKIRIAAENQTLVKTLGEVTEDTVGRRRATHRQMMVSANSAKTAKILESIQKKTKIFGCNLEQYLKITGREIPEVVESCVRFIKRFGLDHPGIFRLSGSSTDINDMKQLFECGRDPLAGLNHWKDINAVAGLLRVYFRELEDPLFPSSHYQQFIEASRFPTNEDVIRQVTCVINELPDSVNRVMKYLFKFLKQVSEHSEQNKMDAHNLAVVFGPTLLRIPSEQDMITYQSHVNGMMEVIIKNYDQVFPQNDFDTDGPRLSETEESDSEEDFEPRDAAALYDYSARSSKELSFKKGDIIRVFKRFNDDWWDGTLGDSDGFVPASYIKIQDPDSTEGDSMFSPQTDLSRSLSGGESHRAKDLNGPPRIPKREGSLKKRHDSANDRGSPVGPCPQPPIEEISAPPKTSTPVGIPFGIPGTPVGTPLGVSGFKPAISTDDIVNRQRSLRTRGRDDLSLDERSEGKGAETPRSTSLPRGASPHRSIEELDKVLEEEELRMALEAKLDNPKESPQRSQSLELDKSDDYPKPPIWQVREGTDTFPDPPLSPRSSVAPKVPPAVKPKPKGGRPNPPSRGESGSDLLASLHAAQAARGHRPGSIGSEKPSTEENRRDSRGSVADDTQL; via the exons ATGTCGGCGACGAAAAAGGGCAAGGCAGCCCAAGTTGAATTTGAAAACCAGACAAAAG AAATCCGCCAATTGCTGAGCGAGCAACTAAAAGGCTATGATGCACGTACTGAAGGGAAGGTGCTGTTCCTGGCAGATCTGCAGGAATACTGCAAAAAGATGTCTGAAGTTGAAACAGAATACAGCAAGAATCTCGATCGCCTTTCTGACAGATTCCTAGACAGACTGCAGAAATTCAAAGCCCAAAG GAAAGAGAGGTCTACAACAATGGATGTGTGGCACAAACTACTGGTTGAGACAAAAAACAGAGCCAAACAACGCCAGAGCTTCAGTGATAATCTGGCTAATAATATTGCAAATAGATTTATGTCCATGAGCGATGACTATCAGCGAATATCAAAGAAG TGTAGAGAGGCAGGATTGATTCTGCAAGATGAACTTTGCAAAACTGTCCATGAGTTGCAAAGG AAACTCCGGAAGTACCACACAATGTTTGGTGAAAGCAAAACTGCTGAATCGAAGCTAAAGAGTACAGAGATAGCCCTCTCTAAATCAGAAGAGTCGGGTAGGAAAAATGAGAAGATGACAAAACAAAAGGAAAAG CACCAGCAGAGATATTCTGAGAACAAAAGAAAGAGTGTCAAGGCAAAGAATGAGTATGTGCTGGCTTTAAAGTCCACCAATAGCTTCCTGCAATATTACTACACCAACTGCCTTGGGGATCTTGTGGAT GGCTTTGATTTCAACTTCCATGATTCATTTGAAAGAGCAATTGCAGCTTACACCCAAGCAGAAACAAATGCTTCAGCAGCCACCATCCACTCTATGAATGTTGTTCAAGAGGCCAAGCTCACTATTAATCCTGATTTGGACAAGAAATACTTCTTTGAAGATAATCTTTCCATATTTGCTATACCCTTCAAGTTTCAGTATCTTCCATACTCCGAAGAGGAG TCATGTCAGATTACACCACAGCAGATTGATATTGTTGACTTCCACTGCGAATTGTTTGAAAGACTGAAGCAGATAAAAGCTGAGACAGACGAG ATCCACAAGACAGTGGAAGCTACGGCAGATGCCCTGAAAGAGATGTACAAGCAGTGGGACTTGGAGATGAataaaatggcaaatggtgAGACAGACATGGTGACTGGTGTAATGAACTGTCAATCCATCAAGAACAGCAGCGATGACCTTGAGATGTACTATGTCACG AAACTCAGAGAATATATTATGACAAGTAGTCTAAAAATCCGAATTGCAGCAGAGAATCAGACTCTAGTTAAGACTTTAG GTGAAGTTACAGAGGACACAGTTGGTAGAAG GAGAGCGACTCATAGGCAGATGATGGTCAGTGCTAACTCTGCCAAGACAGCCAAGATTCTTGAGTCAATTCAGAAGAAGACCAAGATCTTTGGATGTAATCTAGAACAATACCTTAAG ATAACAGGAAGGGAGATTCCAGAAGTTGTTGAAAGCTGTGTGCGATTTATCAAGAGATTTG GCCTAGATCACCCTGGAATCTTTCGCCTCTCTGGATCTTCGACCGATATCAATGACATGAAGCAGCTGTTCGAATGTG GTCGAGACCCCTTGGCCGGGCTTAACCACTGGAAGGATATCAACGCCGTGGCGGGTCTGCTTCGAGTCTACTTCCGTGAACTTGAGGACCCTCTCTTCCCAAGCTCGCATTACCAGCAATTCATAGAAGCGTCAC GGTTTCCGACCAATGAAGATGTTATTCGGCAAGTAACGTGTGTCATCAATGAGCTACCAGACAGTGTCAACCgcgttatgaaatatctgTTTAAGTTTCTCAAGCA GGTGAGTGAACACAGTGAGCAGAACAAGATGGATGCACATAACTTGGCAGTGGTGTTTGGCCCTACTCTGCTGCGAATCCCTAGCGAGCAAGATATGATCACATATCAGAGTCACGTCAACGGCATGATGGAAGTGATCATTAAGAACTACGATCAAGTCTTCCCTCAGAATGACTTTGACACGGATGGGCCGAGACTTTCGGAGACTGAAGAGAGTGACAGCGAGGAGG ATTTCGAGCCCAGAGACGCTGCTGCGCTGTACGACTACTCGGCCCGTTCATCCAAAGAACTCTCGTTCAAAAAGGGTGATATAATCCGCGTCTTCAAGCGCTTTAATGATGACTGGTGGGACGGAACGCTTGGCGACTCGGACGGCTTTGTACCGGCTTCTTACATCAAAATTCAGGACCCTGATTCAACCGAAGGAGACAGCATGTTCTCGCCCCAGACTGATCTATCCAGATCATTGAGTGGAGGAGAGTCACATAGAGCAAAAGACTTGAACGGTCCTCCTAGGATTCCTAAACGGGAGGGCTCGTTAAAGAAGCGGCACGACAGTGCCAATGATCGTGGAAGTCCTGTGGGGCCGTGTCCACAACCCCCTATAGAAGAAATAAGCGCACCTCCTAAGACCTCTACCCCAGTTGGGATTCCTTTTGGAATTCCAGGTACCCCTGTCGGGACGCCGTTGGGGGTTTCAGGTTTTAAACCTGCCATTTCCACAGATGACATTGTAAATAGACAACGCTCGCTTCGAACCCGGGGAAGAGATGACTTGTCACTTGACGAACGCTCCGAGGGGAAGGGAGCGGAGACACCACGATCCACGTCCCTTCCACGAGGCGCTTCACCTCATCGCTCCATTGAAGAGCTGGACAAAGTGTTAGAGGAAGAGGAGCTGCGAATGGCGCTCGAGGCGAAACTCGACAACCCCAAGGAGTCACCTCAGAGAAGTCAGTCACTTGAACTGGATAAATCGGACGATTACCCCAAACCCCCGATCTGGCAGGTACGCGAGGGAACAGACACCTTCCCAGACCCACCCTTGAGCCCGAGGTCATCTGTTGCACCGAAAGTCCCGCCCGCCGTTAAGCCCAAGCCTAAGGGGGGTCGGCCCAACCCACCGTCAAGAGGAGAGTCCGGAAGTGATCTGCTTGCGTCACTGCATGCCGCCCAGGCCGCACGCGGTCATCGCCCGGGCTCCATAGGCTCGGAAAAGCCATCAACAGAGGAAAACAGAAGAGACAGCCGTGGCTCGGTAGCAGACGACACTCAGCTTTAG
- the LOC5519014 gene encoding ATP synthase subunit gamma, mitochondrial: MAATGAFLRGAVFQPKSCGVRNMATLKDISLRLRSVKNIQKITKSMKMVSAAKFGRAEKELKSARAYGDGATALYDKVEIKQESEDPKHLIVVLSSDRGLCGGIHSGLAKAVKASIAGNPSRNVGIVSFGDKTKQILSRTLGKNMLMSFMDVGKKPPLFCEATFLAQEILDAGFDFNTGDMFYNVFRSVVSFRASTKSIYSFDNLNNAASDSMSSYDELDSEVIRCYQEFNLASMLFFGMKEQSCSEHSARMTAMDAATKNAGEMIDKLTLTYNRTRQAVITRELVEIISGAAAV; encoded by the exons atggcggctaccGGAGCATTTCTCCGTGGGGCTGTTTTTCAGCCAAAATCATG cGGTGTAAGAAACATGGCCACCCTGAAGGATA tCTCCCTTAGATTGAGGTCAGTGAAGAATATCCAGAAAATCACCAAATCAATGAAGATGGTGTCAGCGGCCAAATTTGGTCGCGCTGAGAAAGAGCTGAAATCAGCAAGAGCCTACGGAGATGGTGCTACTG CATTGTATGACAAAGTGGAGATCAAACAAGAATCAGAGGATCCAAAGCACTTGATAGTCGTACTGTCTTCCGACCGTGGCCTCTGTGGTGGAATTCACTCAGGTCTTGCTAAGGCTGTCAAAGCTAGTATTGCTGGCAATCCAAGCAGGAATGTTGGCATTGTGTCCTTTGGGGACAAAACTAAGCAGATACTCTCAAGAACCCTTG GTAAAAACATGCTGATGTCTTTCATGGATGTCGGCAAGAAGCCTCCACTTTTCTGTGAAGCAACATTTTTGGCTCAAGAAATCCTGGATGCAGGATTCGACTTTAACACAGGAGACATGTTCTACAATGTATTCAG GTCTGTAGTTTCATTCAGGGCAAGCACCAAATCCATCTACTCATTTGACAACCTCAACAATGCAGCCTCAG ACTCTATGAGCTCATATGATGAGCTTGACTCAGAAGTGATAAGATGCTACCAGGAGTTCAATCTTGCTAGCATGCTCTTCTTTGGAATGAAGGAGCAATCATGCAGTGAACACAGTGCCAGAATGACAGCCATGGATGCAGCAACCAAGAATGCTG GTgaaatgattgacaagcttACGCTGACTTATAACCGCACCCGTCAGGCAGTCATTACAAGGGAATTGGTGGAGATCATTTCTGGTGCTGCCGCCGTCTAG